A genomic region of Prionailurus bengalensis isolate Pbe53 chromosome D1, Fcat_Pben_1.1_paternal_pri, whole genome shotgun sequence contains the following coding sequences:
- the LOC122482629 gene encoding olfactory receptor 56A3-like codes for MTSHQNGTISSEVSDFLLNCFVRSHTWQLWLSLPLSLLLFLAMVANSVLLITIWLEASLHEPMYYLLSILSLLDIILSLTVIPKVLAIIWFDLRSISFYACFLQMFIMNGFFAMESCTFMVMAYDRYVAICHPLRYPSIITDQFVVKAAVFILARSSIVTMPIPILSSRLHYCGRKVIENCICTNMSVSRLSCDDVTINRLYQFAIGWTVLGSDLILIFLSYTLILRAVLRLKAEGAVAKALSTCGSHFILILFFSTILLVFVLTLVVKKKVSPDVPVLLNILHHVIFSALNPIVYGVRTQEIKQGIQRLLKKGC; via the coding sequence ATGACATCACACCAAAATGGCACTATCTCCTCTGAGGTTTCAGACTTCCTCCTGAATTGCTTTGTCAGGTCCCACACCTGGCAGCTCTGGTTGTCCCTGCCActcagtctcctcctcttcctggccaTGGTGGCCAATAGTGTTCTCCTGATCACCATATGGCTGGAAGCCTCTCTGCATGAGCCCATGTACTATCTACTCAGCATCCTCTCCCTGCTGGACATCATACTCAGTCTCACTGTCATTCCCAAGGTCCTAGCTATCATCTGGTTTGACCTCAGGTCCATCAGTTTCTATGCCTGCTTCCTCCAGATGTTCATCATGAATGGCTTCTTTGCCATGGAGTCCTGTACATTCATGGTTATGGCCTATGACCGTTATGTGGCTATCTGTCACCCACTGAGGTACCCATCCATCATCACTGACCAATTTGTAGTCAAGGCTGCTGTCTTTATTTTGGCCAGGAGTAGTATTGTTACAATGCCTATCCCCATTCTCTCATCCCGACTCCATTATTGTGGGAGAAAGGTCATTGAGAACTGCATCTGCACCAATATGTCTGTCTCCAGGCTCTCCTGTGATGATGTCACCATCAATCGCCTTTACCAGTTTGCTATAGGATGGACTGTGCTAGGATCTGACCTCATCCTCATCTTTCTCTCCTACACCCTCATACTGAGAGCTGTGCTGAGACTCAAGGCAGAGGGTGCTGTGGCCAAGGCCCTGAGCACATGTGGCTCCCACTTCATCCTTATCCTCTTCTTCAGCACCATCCTTCTGGTCTTCGTGCTCACTCTTGTGGTGAAGAAGAAAGTCTCCCCTGATGTGCCAGTCTTGCTCAACATCCTCCACCATGTTATCTTC